Proteins encoded in a region of the Tribolium castaneum strain GA2 chromosome 7, icTriCast1.1, whole genome shotgun sequence genome:
- the CAP gene encoding uncharacterized protein CAP isoform X10 has product MTTREVVLDGGSPWGFRLHGGVDVHQPLRVSRVNPGSKAALRGIREGDFITSINNQSTKDITNAEAHTLLRNSGDTLKLGLNEDTNRSPKRRQYKTVHQETHSETVKKSSVTSYTVTSLETSNHNGTSKPPCSSSSSSTSTYTSLPSPSGMADNGRSRRKKSKNQRKKNKYQVESPKRIKSPERKKPVKSRSLDDDSVKIEELSENDAKNDSSTSSTALVLEVESDQEVEEPPLMSPEEELTLRNFLEGLNLVKSPEEALGQVHSTIESVKSRRAQKRAALEQYFNPIVQNPRFLDVISEETSDLSDREQQTRISHHLKQGTPEPEVTPKLRKRRRILENPVLVGTRIIEVPNVEQVASTSLVEGSTRAEVVFLEDSSPEEVGELTPPPTPKNEKVFAQSDQITQKDTETSTSTSTSELDTEVTESSKPIPQIVEEKLETSLDLQLLSNLEGTSDQFSNCSSTAFEETSQKVELDFPILPVSSLEATKSNLQLEEQLSSNVDPELTTQQSFKLEAEEFKEMDYFEPVSTSETPQLEQLTPNKGYESESSNTTSETSNSIPEESLRIVDCALSVSTSSVAKECEAESKMLTNSDCESASSKILVEKMSSFEENKETSTDSKFEKTSQKSEESFKSPVKSTFGAEENQKSSDNSSSTAMESFQSVDFVPIYATSSISKRYKTEPFLEERKSSSSVSKIFGEEMSSTRENQEKFASFESSKSTLEKTSEVSKSTDAEWEGKSSKSVSKPVTSTLGAEENQKSSDNSSSTAMESFQSVDFVPIYATSSISKRYKTEPFLEERKSSSSVSKIFGEEMSSTKENQKKFASFESSKSTLEKTSEVSKSTDAEWESKSSKSVSKPVTSTLGAEENQKSSDISSFTPNERFHSVDFLPSYAISSISKKYKSEPTLEQLVRNSECESSSSISKISVGKMFNTEQNQERFPNFGRSEKTSQKASTTSQLSKNLKSVEQLSTDTEYESESSKSTFKTTVNKTFSTIPSESSHFIPSSDSKAKLEEQLSTDTEYESESTSKTSDKRTVRTENLTNLRNFSSMYNERVQKTDFVPLSSRMSKSEQFLTNKENNDEFSKTTFNKKNQSTSKPSSKVIIHKINLEPTKTVPEPNAPKTEELFENVDSFLPNSFSTSKISKSEVSTHKETKSEFSKSTFNKQSSSKPFSKEIIHKIELEPRRTEPEIFDPFSPTKIVEDSKSFSTSKISKSEQISTNKGEFSKSTIDKENLSNSKPFSKEIIHKIELEPTRTESETEKLSKTFYPFAHTKIIEDSKAFSTSSSSFRSEKTLEKHFSSLQFSKNANSDQKITKPVEIIHKIVLSDDDNNSKSGLEETNPKPLEIIHKILRSEKTEEANRSVTPPLESQEFKVSIHQEPHHYDKNQNKNSSKKDQEKSEISENGNIPESPSKEVESLCLTPRPQVSTTILSPPAPSRSPSSGSSTSFCTTKRLSTSIADISSITSNPQTLREICLYFLLSQPFGAAVLQELADVSSSLQRLTTSTPQFISSHHDPTSAPRNMNSARLQARDLTEWLHHARSKNRNDRRNSLPNAQMLYLQQKEQEIETELKRLEEEKQRLEEEMEHKFRIEDYHISKRGDFAESKKRPVSLPSEFFRQQMYNEYMDKIAQMEQRKLEKQIKVSQIELTTPETKPSGISDEFMSKVRLKQQLGKLQKPESESEHEDELLPKHLQEFVEFGVWSPGQKQDYQPPERQRQVKDEPISPVWTPKSATSSPTVEKKEFRPVKFESPVLSRKNPNKTEGGKEPPWKSPETSSDTGITLSSTLEKRLPTSQSAPISGFCDFPATRLPKAQNPTITLLQKAREGQLPKGALYIEEQPPFVGPGEIRTYARLFLRPLTNQIAVYKIKSEYTSESDSEKPRKMADLGPRKFEGIGPTTKDGMPLILRSEVKDANQSKWYKKMYDTIHKQKPHRDEFVTIKYKQRRGNYPYSSGYLSEPEPGAYDSDYTDYKYATLDRRRQTRDKENDYSVATMPRSVPETIIKHGHDPYKNQPGRIENYIPGRSSISEKEAKEWWDEVMDIFDGWLDDNSALPSYDIMFARALAKSHLEQQKRVPPQTKSFINQALKESGYESDSTLVFRRRDESTQLSPSEQKEAYKIIQKGGDIPLHGLRKPAPERPKDEPEMEYFPISPTLTRIRIHKKTIKPQREILCYPVTIHPHPSQVFANIKQKKPPSPPRRRSSRNNTTLRLISTIKSEKPRHRHETCFTSDTNVKYLRDKLTCKLGTKPKIRVSKVVTGTPDVKKVVSTVSTTKDSKTRKVESRTSVHAKPRRSTTQPGKTFGSEKKKFDLTLPKTRSGIKSSPDLLSPNEVKKAVELQKTTYKKTNVVLPSRTVPIKVGITEKGKQILKGKKTTISTIGRPKTITKMKDTPIIKQKEAIQTDHFFQNLLLRDSPLPPVVRQTTPKRTEPSLSAMKVYLTHTRPVTDSKFRSLDLAMRSRSISPKSVTFDGEKRSSSLPPKLIFSQTSRPVSPKVVPRSPSTRKIMQLKGQPMIPEVSLYSCPSVCHSTSSLESCKSTRFRDLNQFYAAIERFGRLEQTAASRTPRRRGEGEIIDFDRWKEVRTRERAEKELETLVMQLKHDAKEKGFLFSPKEVEKYRWKRELDRGLRIKEKSVDDIKEEFERLKLFEPKPPINDTYKPLWRGDSVLSLANKMVERRSLSEGRRTKKWADCDEKLLTRAIGSRIWSSLSNEQIGILKNQLSEIYGQKQQDCSIDVPPNPKTSSDLTVRRNSDSGAKSSTDDSAQTVIEVKRDEIKEKVKFFENASVESYSPTVYKPLEDPPDCSLSKVKSQSNQDFEELFGERFGRRPSPSLSDGTSRSRSLSPFFEVRTGEVRRLRSKFDGRSHSDSNLHKIGENVQFLRSKYEYPAHVGRGRSRVRRGVVSPTFLRAEDRFMPHINIISKIASLYARKEPQKGEDCVPVPMGEVEKLRRRFDDVSLLGEMFTSSPNLRELRDIAPYLAASWIAHKYPKCEDNTRSLSSPEGSAGSRDTSLVLRSRPKSVSPLPKQEDGKKRLERYKEWTKLQRPTVSFKEPEVPVPPPKGHHARGLQQESPRKYVENEVTIHYKTPVRQEIKEYLSEDELAHRQAEAMKKIYQEERRRKYLQVSKSLQVSREEELQDMNNRRHTDNFIPSQKSPIPLNRYDDFDGGFSPPVKPRPKSPEPRLMARALYNFVGQTARELTFRKGDLIYVRRQVDKNWYEGELNAMVGLFPVNYVEIVPYDTAKSTPRKSHEGQARAKYNFVAQTHLELSLAKGELVIITRRVDDNWFEGKIGGRKGIFPVSYVEVLIDPSDPPPPSSKPVASPAAHSLLLNGSAGGKESMGSHSYTPALSSNQLTSSYHAKPVQVSSYGSLSRGGKSPVNQALHIETQSEPVPYRALYKYLPQNDDELELLEGDTVYVLEKCDDGWYVGSSDRTGAFGTFPGNYVEKI; this is encoded by the exons GTAAACCCTGGCAGTAAAGCTGCGCTTCGAGGCATCCGTGAAGGAGATTTCATCACTTCGATCAACAACCAATCCACAAAGGATATCACCAATGCCGAAGCTCACACTCTATTGAGGAATTCCGGAGATACCTTAAAGCTCGGCTTAAACGA GGATACCAACCGCTCTCCGAAACGTCGACAATACAAAACCGTGCACCAGGAAACCCATTCGGAGACGGTTAAAA AGTCCAGTGTGACGTCATACACCGTCACGTCGCTCGAAACATCGAATCACAACG GTACCTCCAAACCGCCCTGTTCTTCTAGCTCATCCTCCACCTCCACGTACACATCGCTTCCATCTCCTTCAG GAATGGCAGATAACGGTCGCTCCAGAcgtaaaaaatccaaaaaccaacgaaaaaaaaacaagtaccAAGTCGAATCCCCCAAACGTATCAAGTCACCTGAGCGGAAAAAACCCGTCAAAAGTCGAAGTCTGGACGACGATTCGGTCAAAATCGAAGAACTGTCCGAAAACGACGCAAAAAACGATTCTAGTACTTCTAGTACTGCTCTAGTACTTGAAGTAGAGTCGGACCAAGAGGTTGAGGAACCTCCCTTAATGTCCCCCGAGGAGGAACTAACCCTTCGAAACTTCCTCGAAGGCTTAAATCTTGTAAAATCCCCAGAGGAAGCTTTAGGGCAGGTCCATAGCACCATAGAAAGCGTCAAATCCCGAAGGGCCCAAAAAAGGGCAGCTCTGGAACAGTACTTTAACCCAATTGTCCAGAATCCACGATTTCTGGACGTGATCAGTGAAGAAACAAGTGATTTGAGTGACAGGGAACAACAAACTAGAATTTCCCATCATCTAAAACAAGGGACTCCTGAACCTGAAGTTACACCAAAGTTGCGGAAACGTCGCCGAATTTTGGAAAATCCAGTCCTGGTCGGTACTAGGATTATAGAAGTGCCAAATGTGGAGCAAGTTGCTAGTACTAGTCTTGTGGAAGGTAGTACTAGGGCCGAGGTTGTGTTTTTGGAGGATAGTAGTCCGGAGGAGGTGGGGGAGTTGACGCCGCCCCCAACCCCCAAAAATGAGAAAGTTTTTGCTCAAAGTGATCAAATTACTCAGAAAGATACTGAGACTTCTACTTCTACTTCCACTTCAGAATTGGACACAGAAGTGACTGAGTCTTCTAAACCTATTCCTCAAatagtagaagaaaaattggaaacttCTTTAGATTTGCAGTTGTTATCTAATTTAGAAGGAACAAGTGATCAGTTTTCTAATTGTTCTAGTACGGCTTTTGAAGAGACTTCTCAGAAAGTTGAGTtagattttccaattttgccTGTTTCTAGTCTAGAAGCAACGAAATCTAATCTTCAACTTGAGGAACAATTATCTTCAAATGTAGATCCTGAGCTTACTACTCAACAAAGTTTCAAGTTAGAAGCAGAAGAATTTAAGGAGATGGATTATTTCGAACCGGTTTCAACTTCTGAAACACCACAGTTAGAACAATTAACACCAAATAAAGGATATGAGAGTGAATCTTCTAATACTACTTCTGAAACTTCTAATTCTATTCCTGAGGAAAGTTTACGCATAGTAGATTGCGCCCTGTCTGTTTCGACATCTTCTGTTGCAAAGGAATGTGAAGCTGAATCAAAAATGCTAACAAATTCGGATTGTGAATCTGCTAGTTCTAAAATTTTGGTTGAAAAAATGTCTagttttgaagaaaataaagaaacttcTACAGATTCTAAATTTGAGAAAACTAGTCAAAAATCAGAAGAGTCTTTTAAATCTCCTGTTAAAAGCACATTTGGTGCAGAAGAAAATCAGAAAAGTTCTGACAATTCTAGTTCTACTGCTATGGAAAGTTTTCAATCAGTAGATTTTGTTCCAATTTATGCAACATCTTCTATTTCTAAAAGATACAAAACTGAACCATTCTTGGAAGAACGTAAATCTTCCAGTTctgtttctaaaattttcgGTGAAGAAATGTCTAGTACAAGAGAAAATCAGgaaaaatttgcaagttttgaAAGTTCTAAATCTACTTTAGAGAAAACTAGTGAAGTATCTAAATCTACAGATGCAGAATGGGAGGGCAAATCTTCTAAATCTGTTTCTAAACCTGTTACAAGCACACTTGGTGCAGAAGAAAATCAGAAAAGTTCTGACAATTCTAGTTCTACTGCTATGGAAAGTTTTCAATCAGTAGATTTTGTTCCAATTTATGCAACATCTTCTATTTCTAAAAGATACAAAACTGAACCATTCTTGGAAGAACGTAAATCTTCCAGTTctgtttctaaaattttcgGTGAAGAAATGTCTAGTACAAaagaaaatcagaaaaaatttgcaagttttgaAAGTTCTAAATCTACTTTAGAGAAAACTAGTGAAGTGTCTAAATCTACAGATGCAGAATGGGAGAGCAAATCTTCTAAATCTGTTTCTAAACCTGTTACAAGCACACTTGGTGCAGAAGAAAATCAGAAAAGCTCTGACATTTCTAGTTTTACTCCTAATGAAAGGTTTCACTCAGTAGATTTTCTTCCAAGTTATGCAATATCCTCTATTTCTAAGAAATACAAATCTGAACCAACATTAGAACAGTTGGTTAGAAATTCAGAGTGTGAGTCTTCTAGTtctatttctaaaatttctgttggtaaaatgtttaatacTGAACAGAATCAAGAGAGGTTTCCAAATTTTGGTCGTTCTGAAAAAACTAGTCAGAAAGCATCAACCACTTCtcaattatctaaaaatttaaaatcggtAGAACAATTGTCTACAGATACGGAATACGAGAGTGAATCTTCAAAATCTACTTTTAAAACTACtgttaataaaacatttagtaCTATTCCTAGTGAAAGTTCACACTTTATTCCGTCTTCTGATTCTAAAGCAAAATTAGAAGAACAATTGTCTACAGATACAGAATATGAAAGTGAGTCTACTTCTAAAACTTCTGATAAAAGAACAGTGCGTACGGAAAATCTTACAAACTTAAGAAATTTTAGTTCTATGTATAACGAAAGAGTTCAGAAAACCGACTTTGTTCCACTTTCTTCTAGAATGTCTAAAtctgaacaatttttaacaaacaaagaaaacaaTGACGAATTTTCTAAAACTACGTTTAACAAGAAAAATCAGAGTACTTCTAAGCCTTCTTCCAAGGTAataattcataaaataaatttagaacCAACAAAAACAGTACCAGAACCAAATGCTCCAAAAACAGaagaattatttgaaaatgtggATTCTTTTCTTCCAAATTCATTTTCCACttctaaaatttctaaatcTGAAGTCTCCACACATAAAGAAACCAAGAGCGAATTTTCTAAGTCTACATTTAACAAACAGAGCAGTTCCAAGCCTTTTTCTAAAGaaattattcataaaataGAGTTAGAACCAAGAAGAACAGAACCAGAAATTTTTGATCCTTTTTCTCCTACGAAAATTGTAGAAGATTCAAAATCATTTTCTACttctaaaatttctaaatcCGAACAAATCTCCACAAACAAGGGCGAATTTTCTAAATCTACAATCGACAAGGAAAATCTGAGCAATTCTAAGCCATTTTCTAAGgaaataattcataaaataGAATTAGAACCAACAAGAACAGAAtcagaaacagaaaaattatctaaaactTTTTATCCTTTCGCCCACACGAAAATTATAGAAGATTCAAAAGCATTTTCTACTAGTTCCTCAAGCTTCAGGTCGGAGAAAACattagaaaaacattttagcAGTCTCcagttttctaaaaatgcaaattctgatcaaaaaataaccaaaccAGTAGAAATTATACACAAGATTGTTCTTTCTGATGACGATAACAATAGCAAGTCTGGTTTAGAAGAAACAAATCCAAAACCATTAGAAATCATACACAAAATACTTCGTTCTGAAAAAACAGAAGAAGCCAACAGAAGTGTGACTCCACCGTTAGAATCACAAGAATTTAAAGTTTCTATACATCAAGAACCACATCATTAtgataaaaatcaaaacaaaaattcctCTAAGAAAGACCAagaaaaatcagaaatttcTGAAAACGGCAATATCCCGGAATCCCCCTCAAAAGAAGTGGAAAGTCTTTGTCTTACTCCCCGCCCCCAAGTCTCCACCACCATCCTCAGCCCCCCAGCGCCCTCCAGGTCCCCCAGCAGCGGCTCCTCCACCTCCTTCTGCACCACCAAACGCCTCTCCACCTCCATTGCCGACATTTCCTCCATCACCTCCAACCCCCAAACCCTCCGCGAGATCTGCCTCTACTTCCTCCTCTCGCAGCCGTTCGGCGCCGCCGTCCTCCAGGAGCTCGCCGACGTCTCCTCCAGCCTCCAACGCCTCACCACCTCCACGCCTCAATTTATTTCAAGCCACCACGATCCTACTAGTGCACCTCGAAACATGAACAGTGCACGTCTCCAAGCGCGAGATTTAACCGAATGGTTACACCACGCCCGAagtaaaaatagaaatgaTCGTCGGAATTCGCTACCAAACGCACAAATGCTCTACCTCCAACAAAAGGAGCAAGAAATCGAAACGGAACTCAAACGCCTGGAGGAGGAAAAACAACGCTTGGAGGAAGAAATGGAACACAAGTTTCGCATTGAAGATTATCACATCTCCAAGCGTGGTGATTTTGCAGAAAGCAAAAAACGCCCAGTTTCCCTGCCTTCGGAATTCTTCCGACAACAAATGTACAACGAATACATGGACAAAATTGCACAAATGGAACAACGCAAGTtggaaaaacaaatcaaagtGTCACAAATCGAACTGACGACACCTGAGACTAAACCAAGCGGGATTTCCGATGAGTTCATGTCGAAAGTCAGGTTGAAACAACAGTTGGGGAAGCTCCAAAAGCCGGAATCGGAGAGTGAACACGAGGATGAGCTCCTCCCTAAACACCTCCAGGAGTTTGTGGAGTTTG GTGTGTGGTCGCCGGGCCAGAAACAGGACTACCAACCACCAGAACGCCAAAGACAAGTCAAAGATGAGCCCATTTCGCCGGTGTGGACACCAAAAAGCGCCACTTCAAGCCCCACAGTCGAAAAAAAGGAGTTTCGACCAGTTAAGTTCGAATCACCGGTTCTGAGCCGAAAAAACCCGAATAAAACCGAG GGGGGGAAGGAACCTCCCTGGAAATCACCGGAAACGAGCAGCGACACCGGAATCACCCTCTCCAGCACCCTCGAAAAACGTCTTCCAACTAGTCAATCGGCTCCGATTTCCGGATTTTGTGATTTTCCAGCCACAAGATTACCGAAAGCGCAAAATCCAACAATCACGCTGTTGCAGAAAGCGCGAG AAGGCCAGCTGCCCAAGGGGGCCCTGTATATCGAGGAGCAGCCCCCTTTTGTAGGCCCCGGTGAGATACGTACGTACGCCCGCCTTTTCCTCCGCCCTCTAACCAATCAAATTGCAGTGTACAAGATCAAGAGCGAATACACGAGCGAATCAGATAGCGAGAAGCCGCGTAAAATGGCCGACCTTGGCCCGCGAAAATTTGAAGGTATTGGCCCGACAACAAAAGATGGAATGCCTCTTATACTTAGATCA GAGGTGAAAGATGCCAACCAGTCAAAATGGTACAAGAAAATGTACGATACCATCCACAAACAGAAGCCACATCGAG ACGAGTTCGTTACCATCAAGTACAAACAGCGCAGAG GGAATTATCCTTACTCTTCCGGGTATTTGTCGGAACCGGAACCTGGAGCTTATGACAGCGATTACACGGACTATAAGTACGCCACTCTGGACAGGAGACGCCAAACAAGGGATAAAGAGAACGACTATAGTGTTGCAACTATGCCAAGATCGGTGCCAGAAAC AATAATCAAGCATGGCCATGACCCTTACAAGAACCAACCCGGCCGCATCGAGAACTACATTCCCGGCCGCTCCTCCATCTCCGAGAAGGAAGCGAAAGAA TGGTGGGACGAAGTGATGGATATATTCGACGGG TGGTTGGACGACAATTCAGCACTGCCAAGCTATGATATTATGTTCGCCAGAGCCTTAGCAAAATCT CACTTGGAGCAGCAGAAGAGGGTACCACCACAAACCAAGAGTTTCATCAACCA GGCTCTCAAGGAATCTGGATATGAAAGCGACTCGACTCTAGTTTTCCGGCGAAGGGACGAATCCACTCAATTGAGCCCTTCCGAGCAAAAGGAAGCCTACAAGATTATACAAAAAGGGGGCGATATTCCCTTACACGGCCTTCGGAAACCGGCCCCCGAACGCCCCAAAG ACGAACCGGAAATGGAATACTTTCCGATCTCGCCAACGTTGACTCGAATCCGCATACACAAAAAAACCATCAAACCACAAAGAGAAATCCTCTGCTACCCTGTAACCATACACCCACACCCATCCCAAGTTTTTGCCAacattaagcaaaaaaaaccaCCTTCACCACCTCGGAGACGATCCTCCAGAAACAACACCACCTTAAGACTCATTTCGACCATAAAAAGCGAAAAACCAAGACACAGACACGAAACGTGCTTCACTTCCGACACAAACGTGAAGTACTTGCGTGATAAACTCACCTGTAAGTTGGGCACCAAGCCCAAAATTAGGGTATCCAAGGTGGTAACAGGAACACCTGATGTCAAAAAAGTAGTTTCCACGGTTAGCACAACTAAAGATTCGAAAACCAGAAAGGTCGAAAGTCGTACCAGTGTACATGCAAAACCCAGGAGAAGTACTACCCAGCCTGGGAAAACCTTTGGTAGtgagaagaaaaaatttgacttgacTTTGCCCAAAACCAGGAGTGGTATCAAAAGTTCGCCCGATTTGTTGTCACCAAACGAGGTCAAAAAGGCAGTCGAGTTACAGAAAACCACCTACAAGAAAACCAACGTGGTACTACCCTCACGCACCGTTCCCATCAAAGTCGGAATAACAGAAAAGGGGAAACAAATCCTGAAAGGGAAAAAAACCACGATCTCGACCATTGGTCGCCCCAAAACCATCACCAAAATGAAAGACACGCCcatcataaaacaaaaagaagCGATTCAAACCGACCACTTCTTCCAAAACTTGCTTCTGCGCGATTCGCCACTTCCGCCAGTCGTTCGCCAGACCACGCCCAAACGAACGGAACCCTCCCTAAGCGCCATGAAAGTCTACCTAACGCACACACGTCCTGTAACCGACTCAAAATTCCGCAGTCTTGACCTGGCGATGCGTTCGCGCTCAATCAGCCCGAAAAGTGTGACTTTCGACGGCGAAAAACGCAGCTCAAGTCTTCCCCCAAAACTGATCTTTTCCCAAACAAGTCGCCCCGTTTCGCCCAAAGTGGTACCACGCTCACCATCCACTCGGAAGATCATGCAGTTGAAGGGCCAACCAATGATCCCTGAAGTTTCGCTTTACTCATGCCCCAGTGTTTGCCACAGCACCAGTTCGCTGGAATCGTGCAAATCCACACGGTTTAGAGACTTGAACCAGTTTTATGCCGCCATTGAACGCTTTGGTCGCTTGGAACAAACAGCAGCGTCTCGGACGCCGCGAAGACGTGGCGAAGGCGAAATCATCGACTTCGACAGGTGGAAGGAGGTGCGGACGCGCGAACGGGCGGAGAAAGAGTTGGAAACGCTTGTCATGCAACTGAAACACGATGCCAAGGAGAAGGGGTTCTTGTTCAGTCCCAAGGAAGTGGAGAAGTACCGATGGAAGCGCGAGCTGGACCGGGGGCTGAGGATTAAGGAGAAGTCGGTTGATGATATCAAGGAGGAGTTCGAACGATTGAAATTGTTTGAGCCAAAACCGCCAATTAACGATACGTACAAGCCGTTATGGCGTGGCGATTCTGTCTTGAGTCTTGCCAATAAAATGGTCGAACGGCGGTCGTTATCCGAGGGCCGGAGGACCAAAAAATGGGCCGATTGTGACGAAAAGCTCCTAACTCGGGCCATTGGTAGTAGAATCTGGTCGAGTCTTTCAAATGAACAGATTGGTATCTTGAAGAACCAATTGAGTGAGATTTACGGGCAAAAACAACAAGACTGCTCCATTGACGTACCACCGAACCCCAAGACAAGTAGCGACTTGACTGTGCGTCGGAACTCCGACAGTGGGGCGAAGAGTAGTACGGACGACTCCGCCCAAACCGTAATCGAGGTAAAACGGGACGAAATCAAGGAGAAAGTCAAGTTTTTTGAGAACGCTTCCGTCGAAAGTTACTCTCCGACGGTCTACAAGCCTCTGGAAGACCCTCCTGACTGTTCCCTCAGCAAAGTCAAGTCGCAATCAAACCAGGATTTTGAGGAACTCTTCGGGGAGCGTTTCGGGCGAAGACCGAGCCCTTCATTATCAGACGGAACGTCCCGAAGTCGCAGCTTATCCCCTTTTTTTGAGGTGCGAACCGGCGAAGTTCGCCGGTTGAGGAGCAAGTTCGACGGACGCTCCCACAGCGATTCAAACCTTCACAAAATCGGCGAAAACGTGCAGTTTTTGAGGAGTAAGTACGAGTATCCAGCTCACGTAGGCCGTGGCAGGAGTAGAGTTCGCCGCGGTGTAGTTTCGCCGACGTTTCTAAGAGCTGAGGACCGTTTCATGCCTCATATCAACATCATCAGTAAAATCGCGAGTCTCTACGCACGCAAAGAACCTCAAAAAGGTGAGGATTGTGTTCCTGTTCCGATGGGAGAGGTTGAAAAATTGAGGAGGAGGTTTGACGATGTTTCCCTTCTGGGCGAAATGTTCACTTCTTCGCCCAACTTGAGGGAATTGAGGGATATAGCTCCCTATTTGGCGGCGTCCTGGATTGCACACAAGTACCCGAAATGTGAGGATAATACGAGGTCACTGTCTTCTCCCGAGGGTAGTGCTGGGTCAAGGGATACGTCTCTAGTGCTAAGATCCCGTCCTAAGTCCGTTTCCCCTCTCCCGAAACAAGAAGATGGGAAGAAACGGCTTGAAAGGTACAAAGAGTGGACCAAGTTACAAAGACCCACAGTTTCGTTTAAAG AACCAGAGGTTCCGGTACCGCCGCCCAAAGGACACCATGCAAGAGGTCTACAGCAAG aatCTCCAAGAAAATATGTGGAAAACGAAGTGACAATCCATTACAAGACGCCAGTCAGGCAAGAAATCAAAGAATATTTGAGCGAAGACGAGCTCGCCCATCGGCAAGCCGAAGCCATGAAGAAAATCTATCAGGAAGAACGTCGACGAAAATATCTTCAGGTTAGCAAGTCGTTGCAAGTAAGTAGAGAGGAG GAACTCCAAGACATGAATAACCGCCGCCACACCGACAACTTCATCCCCTCGCAAAAATCCCCCATCCCCCTTAACCGCTACGACGACTTCGACGGTGGTTTTTCACCCCCAGTTAAACCCCGTCCTAAATCACCAGAACCTAGACTTATGGCTCGAGCTTTGTATAATTTCGTTGGACAAACAGCCAGAGAACTGACCTTCCGTAAGGGGGACCTCATCTACGTGAGACGACAAGTCGACAAAAACTGGTACGAAGGAGAGTTGAATGCCATGGTCGGGCTTTTCCCGGTCAACTATGTCGAG ATCGTCCCCTACGACACTGCCAAATCAACCCCTCGCAAGTCCCACGAAGGCCAAGCTAGAGCCAAGTACAACTTCGTGGCCCAAACCCACCTCGAGCTCTCTTTAGCCAAAGGAGAACTTGTCATAATTACTAGAAGAGTTGACGATAATTGGTTTGAAGGAAAAATCGGAGGTCGTAAGGGAATTTTCCCTGTTTCTTACGTCGAGGTTCTGATCGATCCTAGTGATCCGCCACCACCAAGCAGCAAACCGGTGGCAAGTCCAGCCGCCCATTCCTTGCTCCTGAATGGGTCAGCTGGAGGGAAGGAGTCCATGGGGAGTCATAGCTATACTCCAGCTTTGTCCTCGAACCAGTTAACTAGCAGTTATCATGCCAAACCTGTACAAGTTAGTAGTTATGGATCGTTGAGTCGAGGGGGGAAAAGTCCGGTTAATCAGGCGCTGCATATTGAGACCCAGTCGGAACCAGTACC